A DNA window from Castanea sativa cultivar Marrone di Chiusa Pesio chromosome 7, ASM4071231v1 contains the following coding sequences:
- the LOC142643510 gene encoding uncharacterized protein LOC142643510, with the protein MGFTVAHGLMLVLLIASTMAISMANKGGQFGNWPYRGPYHPNNTQTSNRIIVGDSYHWNYGFNYTEWAIKHGPFYLNDTLVFKYDPPTPNTYPHSVYLLPNLQSFIKCDLRNAQKLGNATQGAGEGFEFVLKRPWQPHYFACGEHDGIHCMNGTMKFFVMPIYRWFR; encoded by the exons ATGGGTTTCACAGTTGCACATGGACTCATGCTTGTGCTGCTAATTGCTTCCACAATGGCAATTAGCATGGCCAACAAGGGTGGGCAATTTGGGAATTGGCCTTACCGTGGCCCTTATCACCCCAATAATACACAAACTTCCAACAGGATCATCGTGGGTGACTCCTACCACTGGAATTATGGCTTTAACTACACCGAATGGGCAATCAAACATGGCCCTTTCTACCTAAATGACACTCTAG TTTTCAAATATGATCCACCAACTCCAAACACATATCCTCACAGTGTTTACTTGCTACCAAACCTCCAGAGCTTCATTAAATGTGACCTAAGAAATGCCCAGAAGCTGGGAAATGCAACACAAGGAGCTGGGGAGGGCTTTGAGTTTGTGCTGAAAAGGCCATGGCAGCCTCACTACTTTGCTTGCGGTGAGCACGATGGCATTCATTGCATGAATGGAACCATGAAGTTCTTTGTGATGCCAATATACCGCTGGTTTAGATAA
- the LOC142644333 gene encoding cucumber peeling cupredoxin-like produces MGFTIAQGLVLVLLIASTMAVSIARPIGNSKHTKTPKRIIVGDTNNWKYGFDYPKWAIEHGPFYVNDTLVFKYDPPTNKTFPHNVYLLPNLDSFLRCDFTNAQKVANETQGAGEGFEFVLKKPWQPHYFACSVGAHCFNGTMRYRQCYEF; encoded by the exons ATGGGTTTCACAATTGCACAAGGACTCGTACTAGTGCTGCTAATTGCTTCCACAATGGCAGTTAGCATAGCCAGGCCAATTGGGAATTCCAAACATACAAAAACTCCCAAAAGGATCATCGTGGGTGACACCAACAATTGGAAATATGGCTTTGACTACCCCAAATGGGCAATCGAACATGGCCCTTTCTACGTAAATGACACTCTAG TTTTCAAATATGATCCACCAACAAATAAAACATTTCCTCACAATGTTTACTTGCTACCAAACCTTGATAGCTTCCTTAGATGTGATTTTACAAATGCCCAGAAGGTGGCAAATGAGACACAAGGAGCTGGGGAGGGCTTCGAGTTTGTGCTAAAAAAGCCATGGCAACCTCACTACTTTGCTTGTAGTGTGGGGGCTCATTGCTTTAATGGAACCATGAG GTACAGACAATGTTATGAGTTCTGA